In Prosthecomicrobium sp. N25, one DNA window encodes the following:
- a CDS encoding carbohydrate ABC transporter permease — protein MSHSRLGSALHALGLLIVLAVALFPFYWMVTSSLKDQTELLASPPHWLFVPTLANYEDIFADTKVTTAVLNSLIVASSTTVLSILLGTPAAYALARFEFRGKADLWFWFISNRMISPIVLALPVYLLSRQVGLLNTHAVLVLIYLTFNLPIVVWICTDQFRSIPRDLEQSARLEGANQFDIFWRIYLPLGLPGVAVSAIFAFIFSWNELLYALVLITSQGLKTAPVVATNFMSGYELPWGKIMATGTVIVLPVTVFALLVSRHMVRGLTMGATK, from the coding sequence ATGAGCCATTCGCGCCTCGGCTCGGCCCTGCACGCCCTCGGTCTCCTGATCGTGCTCGCGGTCGCGCTCTTCCCCTTCTACTGGATGGTGACGTCCAGCCTGAAGGATCAGACCGAGCTGCTCGCCTCGCCGCCGCACTGGCTCTTCGTGCCGACCCTGGCCAACTACGAGGACATCTTCGCCGACACCAAGGTGACGACCGCCGTCCTCAACTCCCTGATCGTCGCGTCCTCCACCACGGTGCTCTCCATCCTGCTCGGCACGCCCGCCGCCTACGCCCTGGCGCGCTTCGAGTTCCGCGGCAAGGCGGACCTGTGGTTCTGGTTCATCTCCAACCGGATGATCAGCCCGATCGTGCTGGCCCTGCCGGTCTACCTCCTCTCCCGGCAGGTCGGGCTTCTCAACACCCATGCGGTGCTGGTCCTCATCTACCTGACCTTCAACCTGCCGATCGTGGTCTGGATCTGCACCGACCAGTTCCGCTCGATCCCGCGCGACCTGGAGCAGTCGGCGCGGCTGGAGGGGGCCAACCAGTTCGACATCTTCTGGCGGATCTACCTGCCGCTCGGCCTGCCGGGCGTGGCCGTCTCCGCCATCTTCGCCTTCATCTTCTCCTGGAACGAACTCCTCTATGCCCTTGTGCTGATCACCAGCCAGGGCCTGAAGACGGCGCCGGTCGTGGCGACGAACTTCATGTCTGGCTACGAGCTACCCTGGGGAAAGATCATGGCGACCGGCACCGTCATCGTGCTGCCGGTCACCGTCTTCGCGCTGCTGGTCAGCCGCCACATGGTGCGTGGCCTGACCATGGGCGCGACCAAGTGA
- a CDS encoding sugar phosphate isomerase/epimerase family protein, whose protein sequence is MGIPFGINLSFCVKRWVTPALWAPLVAEDLGLDLVQLSFDLVDPAWPDGLLDRLAGDIRRETARAGVTVHSAFIGLAHYTFNQMLHPDPEVRDVAEAWLKRAYRVAAAAGITRVGGPLGAVASRRDGREAESLDPADYADLIARMHRLAEAARAEGLTELYVEPTPMRREWPWTVAQALRMAEDTAGAAVPWKFCVDWGHGTFEPLYGRYRAGMAEWYRALGARIGAIHIQQTDFQLDRHWDFTEPGAVDPAAAAALQRANGLDDVPVFLEVFYPFERDDASILDAVRRSAAILKPAFA, encoded by the coding sequence GTGGGGATACCGTTCGGCATCAATCTGTCCTTCTGCGTCAAGCGCTGGGTCACGCCGGCGCTCTGGGCCCCGCTCGTCGCCGAGGACCTCGGCCTCGACCTCGTCCAGCTCTCCTTCGACCTCGTCGACCCGGCCTGGCCGGACGGCCTCCTCGACCGCCTGGCGGGCGACATCCGCCGCGAGACGGCGCGGGCGGGCGTGACCGTCCACAGCGCCTTCATCGGCCTCGCCCACTACACCTTCAACCAGATGCTCCATCCGGACCCCGAGGTGCGCGACGTCGCCGAAGCCTGGCTGAAGCGCGCCTACCGGGTCGCCGCCGCGGCCGGCATCACCCGGGTCGGCGGGCCGCTCGGCGCCGTCGCGTCCCGCCGCGACGGACGCGAGGCGGAGAGCCTCGACCCGGCCGACTACGCCGACCTGATCGCCCGCATGCACCGCCTCGCCGAGGCTGCGCGCGCCGAGGGCCTGACCGAGCTCTACGTCGAGCCGACGCCGATGCGCCGCGAATGGCCCTGGACGGTCGCCCAGGCGCTGCGCATGGCCGAGGACACGGCCGGCGCCGCCGTCCCCTGGAAGTTCTGCGTCGACTGGGGGCACGGCACCTTCGAGCCGCTCTACGGTCGCTATCGGGCCGGCATGGCGGAGTGGTATCGCGCGCTCGGCGCCCGCATCGGCGCGATCCACATCCAGCAGACCGACTTCCAGCTCGACCGCCACTGGGACTTCACCGAGCCCGGCGCCGTCGATCCGGCTGCCGCCGCGGCGCTTCAGCGTGCGAACGGGCTTGATGACGTGCCCGTCTTCCTGGAGGTTTTCTATCCCTTCGAACGCGACGACGCGTCGATCCTCGACGCGGTCCGGCGCTCGGCGGCGATCCTGAAGCCCGCTTTCGCCTGA
- a CDS encoding sugar-binding transcriptional regulator — protein sequence MEDATHRPTILPGLSAADLAEAQIQARACWYYYVGAMTQQQIADQLGLTRLRVNKIVGQARSDGLVNIEIKLPLANCVALEERLKARFALDDASVVPTLPEPDILQQVIGEAAGVMLDPLLVDGVGLGVGWGRTLRAAVRRVTPRRRARSWVTSLMGGLTRGSGTNTFEVSTEFARALDAECYYVAAPIYVPSVESRSTLLTHYGLAEVMRRAREGSVALVSCGDFTTRSLLATTHIVSEVLDDLKAAGAVGDLLGTFLDEYGRPISHPLNDRVMALNPQDLKAYPVSILASGGMTKVPVIRGILNARYVRRLVTDEAAAEALLA from the coding sequence TTGGAAGACGCGACCCACCGGCCGACCATCCTGCCCGGCCTCTCGGCCGCCGACCTGGCCGAGGCGCAGATCCAGGCGCGCGCCTGCTGGTACTACTATGTCGGCGCCATGACCCAGCAGCAGATCGCCGACCAGCTCGGCCTGACCCGCCTGCGCGTCAACAAGATCGTCGGCCAGGCCCGCTCCGACGGCCTCGTCAACATCGAGATCAAGCTGCCGCTCGCCAACTGCGTGGCCCTGGAAGAGCGGCTGAAGGCGCGCTTCGCCCTCGACGATGCGTCCGTGGTGCCGACCCTTCCCGAACCCGACATTCTCCAGCAGGTGATCGGCGAGGCGGCCGGCGTCATGCTCGATCCGCTCCTCGTCGACGGCGTCGGCCTCGGCGTCGGCTGGGGCCGCACGCTGCGCGCCGCGGTGCGCCGCGTCACCCCGCGTCGGCGGGCGAGGTCCTGGGTGACCTCCCTGATGGGCGGCCTGACGCGGGGCTCGGGCACCAACACCTTCGAGGTGTCGACCGAGTTCGCCCGCGCCCTGGACGCGGAGTGCTACTACGTCGCCGCGCCGATCTACGTGCCCTCCGTCGAGAGCCGCTCGACCCTGCTCACCCACTACGGCCTCGCGGAGGTCATGCGCCGGGCGCGCGAGGGGTCGGTCGCCCTGGTCTCCTGCGGCGACTTCACCACCCGGTCCCTGCTCGCCACGACCCACATCGTCAGCGAGGTGCTCGACGACCTGAAGGCGGCGGGCGCGGTCGGCGACCTTCTCGGCACGTTCCTCGACGAATACGGGCGCCCGATCTCCCATCCCCTGAACGACCGCGTGATGGCCCTGAACCCGCAGGACCTGAAGGCCTACCCGGTCTCGATCCTGGCCTCCGGAGGCATGACCAAGGTGCCCGTCATCCGCGGCATCCTCAACGCACGCTACGTGCGCCGGCTCGTGACCGACGAGGCCGCGGCGGAGGCGCTCTTGGCATGA